Proteins from a genomic interval of Candidatus Omnitrophota bacterium:
- the tsf gene encoding translation elongation factor Ts: MMATANDIKRLREETSCGVIDCKKALEEAKGDFTKAKALLRKRGLEMAAKKSDRAAKEGRVEAYVHHGNKIGVVVEVNCETDFVARSEDFCTFTRDVAMHIAAMDPENVQVLLGQPFVKDTGKTIQDLLNELVAKIGENTVVGRFVRFKVGE; this comes from the coding sequence ATGATGGCCACCGCCAATGACATCAAACGTTTAAGGGAAGAGACATCCTGCGGGGTGATCGACTGCAAAAAAGCCCTGGAAGAAGCCAAGGGCGATTTCACCAAAGCCAAAGCGTTGTTAAGGAAACGGGGCCTGGAAATGGCGGCCAAAAAAAGTGACCGTGCGGCCAAGGAAGGCCGTGTCGAGGCCTATGTTCATCACGGCAACAAGATCGGGGTCGTCGTTGAGGTCAATTGCGAGACCGATTTCGTGGCCCGCAGCGAGGATTTTTGCACCTTCACCCGTGACGTGGCCATGCACATTGCCGCCATGGACCCGGAGAATGTCCAGGTCCTTTTGGGCCAGCCCTTTGTCAAGGACACGGGCAAGACCATCCAGGACCTTTTGAACGAACTGGTCGCCAAGATCGGCGAGAATACCGTTGTGGGTCGTTTCGTGCGTTTTAAAGTTGGCGAGTAA
- the frr gene encoding ribosome recycling factor, with the protein MTSKEIFKDSEGKMKKTMETLLREFSEVRTGRAQPALIEDMHIDYYGTSTPVKQIAAVSSPDPRQILIHPWDANAIIEIEKAINNSKLGITPTNDGKVMRLVFPPLSTERREEFIKVIKEMAERGRVTLRSLRRDANEKVKKVQSEGHMSEDDKFKAEQEVQKMTDRHIQEIDALLEKKSKELREV; encoded by the coding sequence ATGACCTCCAAAGAGATCTTCAAAGACAGCGAAGGCAAGATGAAAAAGACCATGGAAACCCTGTTGCGCGAATTTTCGGAAGTGCGCACCGGGCGCGCCCAGCCGGCTTTGATCGAAGACATGCATATTGATTATTACGGCACGTCCACGCCGGTCAAACAGATCGCCGCCGTGTCTTCTCCGGACCCCAGGCAGATCCTCATCCATCCGTGGGACGCCAATGCCATTATTGAGATCGAGAAAGCCATTAATAATTCGAAATTGGGCATCACCCCCACCAATGACGGTAAGGTGATGCGTCTGGTGTTCCCGCCTTTGTCCACGGAGCGCCGCGAGGAATTCATCAAGGTCATTAAGGAAATGGCGGAACGCGGACGCGTGACTTTGCGCAGCCTGCGGCGTGACGCGAATGAAAAAGTCAAGAAAGTCCAGAGCGAAGGGCATATGTCCGAAGACGATAAGTTCAAGGCCGAACAAGAAGTGCAGAAGATGACGGACCGTCATATCCAAGAGATCGACGCCTTGCTCGAGAAGAAAAGCAAAGAATTGCGCGAAGTGTAG
- a CDS encoding PTS sugar transporter subunit IIA — MKITDFLCRDAVTNNLKASTKAEVIAEMAGLLVEAGAIEKKHKAKIIETLMAREALGSTAIGQGIAIPHGKSEAAKKMVAALAVSRQGVPFDSLDGEPSYIFFLLVAPIDSAGPHLKILAQISRLLKDKFFRDSLKSTKSGKEMLDLVSQEDARLG, encoded by the coding sequence ATGAAGATCACCGATTTTCTTTGCCGCGACGCAGTGACCAATAACCTGAAGGCCTCGACCAAGGCGGAGGTCATCGCCGAGATGGCCGGTCTTTTGGTGGAAGCAGGGGCCATTGAAAAGAAACACAAGGCAAAGATCATCGAAACATTGATGGCCCGCGAAGCGCTGGGGTCCACCGCCATCGGGCAGGGCATCGCGATCCCCCACGGCAAGTCCGAGGCCGCTAAAAAAATGGTCGCGGCGCTGGCAGTGAGCAGGCAAGGCGTTCCTTTTGATTCTCTCGATGGAGAGCCATCCTACATTTTCTTCTTGCTGGTCGCTCCCATTGATTCCGCCGGCCCGCATTTGAAGATCCTTGCCCAGATCTCGCGCCTTCTTAAAGACAAATTCTTCCGGGATAGCCTGAAAAGTACCAAGTCCGGCAAAGAAATGCTGGATCTGGTATCACAGGAAGACGCCCGTCTCGGTTAG
- the yvcK gene encoding uridine diphosphate-N-acetylglucosamine-binding protein YvcK yields MSNNNLSKWLYPGIKVKRWMLAAFFGVLIVGVGAVFSVSEYPFVRTFGTIIIVCGVVFIVLGMGKMTVSLLTLFLPRRERDIVNILYQRRYLERGPKVVAIGGGHGLSHLLLGLKEYTANLTAIVTVADSGGSSGRLREEFKIVAPGDIRNCLVALADAPALMGQLFQYRFAEDSELKGHNFGNLFLTVMVQLTGGDFQKAVEESSKVLAIRGKVIPSTVHNVHLVAEYIDGTRTEGEAKIPKTGVAIKQLLLKPADAQPTMEAMAAIAEADIIVMGPGSLYTSIIPNLIINGVPQAIARSPAYKIYVCNVMTQRGETDGFSAADHVRVLTEHSDPKVLDACIINDAPVPQEALKRYRDDHSYPVAPDTQRIKDMGYKVVATDLLSVNDYVRHDSKKLTQALIRLIESQRVIKR; encoded by the coding sequence ATGTCCAACAATAATCTTTCCAAATGGTTGTATCCCGGCATTAAAGTCAAGCGCTGGATGCTGGCCGCGTTCTTTGGCGTCCTCATTGTGGGCGTGGGCGCGGTGTTTTCCGTTTCCGAGTATCCGTTCGTCCGCACCTTCGGTACGATCATCATTGTGTGCGGGGTCGTGTTCATCGTCCTGGGGATGGGCAAGATGACCGTGTCCCTGCTGACGCTGTTTTTGCCCCGGCGCGAACGCGACATTGTCAACATCCTTTACCAGCGCCGGTATCTGGAGCGCGGGCCTAAGGTCGTGGCCATCGGCGGGGGCCATGGGCTTTCGCATTTGTTGTTGGGCCTTAAGGAATACACGGCAAATTTGACCGCCATCGTCACCGTCGCCGACAGCGGGGGGTCTTCGGGCCGCTTGCGCGAAGAGTTCAAGATCGTGGCCCCCGGGGACATCCGCAACTGCCTGGTGGCTTTGGCCGACGCGCCCGCTTTGATGGGGCAGTTGTTCCAGTACCGTTTCGCCGAGGACTCAGAGCTCAAAGGCCATAATTTCGGCAATTTGTTTTTGACCGTCATGGTGCAGTTGACCGGCGGGGATTTCCAGAAAGCGGTCGAGGAGTCCAGCAAGGTCCTGGCCATCCGCGGCAAGGTCATCCCGTCCACGGTGCATAACGTGCATCTGGTCGCCGAATACATTGACGGTACGCGCACCGAAGGGGAGGCCAAGATCCCCAAGACCGGTGTTGCCATCAAACAGCTCCTTTTGAAACCCGCGGACGCGCAGCCGACCATGGAGGCCATGGCCGCCATTGCCGAGGCCGACATTATTGTCATGGGGCCCGGGAGTTTGTACACAAGCATTATCCCGAACTTGATCATCAATGGCGTACCGCAGGCCATTGCCCGATCGCCGGCGTATAAAATTTATGTCTGCAATGTCATGACCCAGCGCGGAGAGACCGACGGGTTTTCCGCCGCTGACCACGTGCGGGTGCTGACGGAGCATAGTGACCCCAAGGTCCTGGATGCCTGCATCATCAATGATGCCCCGGTGCCCCAGGAGGCGCTCAAGCGTTACCGTGACGATCATTCTTATCCGGTCGCCCCGGACACACAGCGCATCAAGGATATGGGGTACAAGGTGGTGGCCACCGACCTTTTGAGCGTTAACGATTACGTGCGCCACGATTCCAAAAAGTTGACGCAAGCGCTCATCCGATTGATCGAATCGCAGAGAGTCATTAAAAGGTAG
- a CDS encoding ABC transporter ATP-binding protein, with protein sequence MSAILIFRMLWIVTKPLSKVKPHAKLPLVANYFKLLAFLKGHRRRFSWAILLILVSSLFEGVQLSFMLPVIDRIFTNKKIILPNQVPLFIQNMVEGLNNIDVHVLFWAVPLIFLGVFIIKQVILFFSDYLMNDIAQAVMRDVRSRLFERIQTLSLDYFSKKRTGELIARITNDVGMIENGISYGLTDLFKQPFIILVYVGLAFIINTKGTAIVFLLFPLIGWPMALISKKLRKLARGMQEKMADITSHLLETIAGARILKAFCTEKYEIQRFRQRNQDYYRIRMKSIYNLNLGGPITEIAGAICGVAVMLVLGREVLNNNLSFGVFALSFTYIIMLTRPIKKLANVQAILQQALSANERIYDVLEAKPTVVESLKPREFEPLKDKIVFDHVSFAYDKESGTVLEDINLEIKKGQLVALVGPTGSGKSTLVNLIPRFYDVTAGRVLFDGTDVKEASFKSLRGQVGIVTQEAILFNDTVRNNIAYGTFDATPMQIEQAATSAFAHAFVEKMPQGYATVVGDRGFRLSGGEKQRLTIARAILKNPPLLILDEATSQLDSESEKFVQQALDLLMEGRTVIAIAHRLSTIMKADKIVVIEGGRIVGMGKHDDLLFSCPLYRRLYETQFHAE encoded by the coding sequence ATGAGCGCGATATTGATCTTTCGCATGCTTTGGATAGTAACAAAGCCCTTGTCAAAAGTCAAACCCCATGCTAAATTGCCCCTCGTGGCTAATTATTTCAAATTGCTCGCTTTCCTCAAAGGCCATCGCAGGCGTTTTTCCTGGGCGATCCTGCTGATCTTGGTCTCTTCCTTGTTCGAAGGGGTGCAGTTGTCGTTCATGCTCCCCGTCATTGACCGCATCTTCACCAATAAGAAGATCATCCTGCCCAATCAAGTCCCGTTGTTCATCCAAAACATGGTGGAAGGCCTCAATAATATTGACGTGCATGTCCTGTTCTGGGCGGTGCCGTTGATCTTTCTGGGCGTTTTTATCATTAAACAGGTCATCCTTTTTTTCTCGGACTATTTGATGAATGACATCGCCCAGGCCGTCATGCGCGACGTGCGTTCGCGCCTGTTTGAGCGCATCCAGACCCTGTCGCTGGATTATTTCAGCAAAAAACGCACCGGCGAGCTGATCGCGCGCATCACCAATGACGTCGGCATGATCGAGAACGGCATTTCTTACGGATTGACGGACTTATTCAAACAGCCCTTTATCATCCTCGTCTATGTCGGTCTCGCCTTCATCATCAACACCAAAGGCACGGCCATCGTATTTTTGCTGTTTCCCCTCATCGGCTGGCCCATGGCGCTCATCAGCAAGAAACTGCGCAAACTGGCCAGAGGCATGCAGGAGAAGATGGCGGACATCACGTCCCATTTGCTGGAGACCATTGCCGGCGCGCGCATCCTGAAAGCGTTTTGCACCGAGAAATATGAGATCCAGAGGTTCCGCCAGCGCAACCAGGATTATTACCGCATCCGCATGAAATCCATTTACAATTTGAACCTCGGCGGCCCCATTACGGAGATCGCCGGCGCTATTTGCGGGGTCGCGGTGATGCTGGTGCTGGGCAGGGAAGTGCTCAATAACAATTTGTCGTTCGGCGTGTTCGCCCTGTCCTTCACCTATATCATCATGCTGACACGGCCCATTAAAAAGCTGGCCAATGTCCAGGCCATCCTCCAGCAGGCGCTGTCCGCCAATGAACGCATTTATGATGTCCTTGAGGCCAAACCGACGGTGGTGGAATCGCTTAAACCCAGAGAGTTCGAACCCTTAAAAGACAAGATCGTTTTTGACCATGTTTCTTTCGCGTACGACAAGGAGTCGGGCACGGTGCTGGAAGACATCAATTTGGAGATCAAAAAAGGACAGCTGGTGGCCCTTGTCGGGCCCACGGGTTCGGGCAAAAGCACCCTGGTCAATCTGATCCCGCGTTTTTACGACGTGACGGCTGGCAGGGTCTTGTTCGACGGGACGGATGTCAAAGAGGCCTCGTTCAAGTCCCTGCGCGGGCAGGTGGGCATCGTCACCCAGGAAGCCATCCTTTTTAATGACACGGTCAGGAATAATATCGCCTACGGCACGTTTGACGCGACCCCCATGCAGATCGAGCAGGCCGCCACCAGCGCTTTTGCCCATGCCTTTGTTGAAAAAATGCCCCAGGGTTACGCCACCGTGGTCGGCGACCGCGGTTTTCGTCTCTCCGGCGGGGAGAAGCAGCGGTTGACCATTGCGCGGGCCATTTTGAAAAACCCGCCGCTGTTGATCCTGGATGAGGCCACGTCCCAACTGGATTCGGAGTCGGAAAAATTCGTCCAGCAGGCCCTGGACCTGCTGATGGAGGGCCGCACCGTCATTGCCATCGCCCACCGTCTGTCCACCATCATGAAGGCGGACAAGATCGTCGTCATCGAGGGCGGCCGCATCGTGGGCATGGGCAAACACGATGACCTTTTGTTTTCCTGCCCGCTGTACCGCCGGCTGTACGAAACCCAATTCCACGCCGAGTAG
- a CDS encoding HPr family phosphocarrier protein — MSKIEKNIVVMNKKGLHARPAVLFVQMADKFDVAVTIAKGEEQINGKSIMALLMLGAQYNTPLRVTVDGDDAQRAAQAIEEFFSKQEEDLTP; from the coding sequence ATGTCTAAAATCGAAAAAAATATCGTTGTCATGAACAAAAAAGGGCTCCATGCCCGCCCGGCGGTGCTGTTCGTCCAGATGGCGGATAAATTTGACGTGGCCGTGACCATCGCCAAGGGGGAGGAGCAGATCAACGGGAAATCCATCATGGCGCTTTTGATGCTCGGCGCCCAGTATAACACGCCCCTGCGGGTCACCGTTGACGGTGATGATGCCCAGCGCGCCGCACAGGCCATTGAAGAATTTTTTTCCAAACAGGAAGAGGACCTGACCCCATGA
- the pyrH gene encoding UMP kinase codes for MNKSPVYKRVLLKLSGEALLGRLQHGIDAEMCASLAQEIKEVHEAGVEMALVVGGGNIFRGRVESKRFGLDRSVADYMGMLATVMNGLALQNALEQIGIQTRVMTAIQMHAIAEPYILRRAIRHLEKRRVIIFVAGTGNPYFTTDTAAALRATEINCDVIMKATKVDGVYSADPAKDKGAKKFSELKFLDVLKKNLKVMDATAISMCMDNSLPIIVFNLLQKGNIKRAVFGEKIGTIVR; via the coding sequence ATGAACAAATCCCCCGTCTATAAGCGCGTCCTTTTGAAGTTGAGCGGCGAGGCCCTGTTGGGGCGCCTGCAGCACGGCATTGATGCCGAAATGTGCGCGTCTCTAGCGCAGGAGATCAAGGAAGTGCATGAGGCGGGGGTGGAAATGGCCCTGGTCGTCGGCGGCGGTAACATTTTCCGCGGCCGGGTGGAAAGCAAGCGTTTCGGCCTTGACCGTTCGGTGGCGGATTACATGGGCATGCTGGCGACCGTCATGAACGGCCTGGCTTTGCAGAACGCGTTGGAACAGATCGGCATACAAACACGGGTCATGACCGCCATCCAGATGCACGCCATTGCCGAGCCCTACATTTTACGCCGGGCCATACGCCATCTGGAAAAACGCCGGGTCATCATTTTCGTGGCCGGCACCGGCAATCCGTATTTCACCACCGATACGGCCGCGGCTTTGCGCGCCACGGAGATCAACTGCGATGTCATCATGAAAGCCACCAAGGTGGACGGTGTTTATTCCGCCGACCCGGCCAAGGACAAGGGCGCGAAGAAATTTTCCGAATTGAAGTTTTTGGATGTGCTCAAGAAAAATTTGAAGGTGATGGACGCCACCGCGATCAGCATGTGCATGGACAATTCTTTGCCCATCATCGTTTTCAACCTTTTGCAGAAAGGCAACATCAAAAGAGCGGTTTTCGGGGAAAAGATAGGGACCATTGTCCGTTAG
- the rpsB gene encoding 30S ribosomal protein S2, translated as MATELIKKLLEAGVHFGHQSRRWNPKMKRYIFGERGGIYIIDLEKTVDCLNAARDFIRDAAAKGAKILFVGTKKQAQDAVETEAQRCGMFYVKNRWMGGLMTNLDTVKRSIKKLIDIEKMESNGTVDRLTKKEASLLMKEKQRLLRDLGGIRDMGTLPHVLFVIDTKKEEIAVAEAKRLGIPVVGIIDTNSDPDLIQYPIPGNDDAVKSIKFIAGLITDSIIEGRSEFLAGKKAQVVVQAQEVAGV; from the coding sequence ATGGCAACAGAACTGATCAAGAAGTTGTTGGAAGCAGGCGTGCATTTCGGCCACCAGAGCCGCCGTTGGAATCCCAAAATGAAACGTTACATTTTCGGGGAGCGCGGCGGCATTTACATTATTGACCTTGAAAAGACGGTCGATTGCCTCAATGCCGCGCGGGATTTCATCCGCGACGCCGCGGCCAAAGGCGCCAAGATCCTGTTCGTCGGCACCAAGAAACAGGCCCAGGATGCCGTCGAGACCGAGGCCCAGCGCTGCGGGATGTTCTATGTCAAGAACCGCTGGATGGGCGGCCTGATGACCAATCTTGACACGGTCAAGAGGTCCATCAAGAAACTCATCGACATCGAGAAAATGGAAAGCAACGGCACGGTTGACCGCCTCACCAAAAAAGAGGCCTCGCTGTTGATGAAGGAAAAACAGCGCCTTTTACGCGACTTGGGCGGCATCCGCGACATGGGCACCCTGCCGCACGTCCTTTTTGTCATTGACACCAAAAAAGAAGAGATCGCGGTGGCAGAGGCCAAACGTTTGGGCATTCCTGTCGTCGGTATCATCGACACAAATTCCGACCCGGACCTGATCCAGTATCCCATCCCGGGCAATGACGACGCGGTCAAATCCATCAAGTTCATCGCGGGTTTGATCACCGACAGCATCATAGAAGGCCGCAGCGAGTTTTTGGCGGGCAAAAAGGCGCAGGTCGTGGTCCAGGCCCAGGAAGTGGCGGGCGTATGA